A region of the Dehalococcoidia bacterium genome:
GCAAACGCGACTGGCGGCGTGATCCTCATCGGGGTCGACGATGCCGGGAACGTTGTCGGTGTGGCGGACCACAACAGGCTGAAGTCCCAGGTCCAGAGCATAGCGCGTTCCGCAGACCCTCCCGTGGCAGTGGAGGTGGAGACTGAGGACGACGTGCTGTGCGTGACGGTCCCTGAGCAGCACGGCAAGCCATATTCCTTTGGCGGGAGATTCTTCATTCGCGAAGGGGCGACCTCACAGCAGATGTCGCGAGAGGAGATTCGTGACTTCTTCTTTCGCGAGGGACTCATCCGCGAGGATGAGACACCCTGCAACGCCTTCGATCTCTCAGAAGAGATTACCTCCGCACGCTGGGCTGAGTTCGCTGAGCGCACGGGCATCGATCCTGCCATGGATCCCATACCCGTGCTGGAAAACCTTCACCTCGTCAGGGACTCGAAAATGACCCACGCGGGAGCCTGGCTGCTGGCGGACGACATCACCAGACTCACCATCCAGGCCAGTGTGACCTGTGCAGTCTTCCGGGGCAGTACCAAGACCCATATTCTCGACCGCAGAGAGTTCAAAGGAAACCTGTACAGTATCTACCAGGATGTGATGGGGTTACCTACAGGCACAACTGAACT
Encoded here:
- a CDS encoding putative DNA binding domain-containing protein encodes the protein MNSPSVSSLVALGEGFTTEFKQSMSPTLGREICAFANATGGVILIGVDDAGNVVGVADHNRLKSQVQSIARSADPPVAVEVETEDDVLCVTVPEQHGKPYSFGGRFFIREGATSQQMSREEIRDFFFREGLIREDETPCNAFDLSEEITSARWAEFAERTGIDPAMDPIPVLENLHLVRDSKMTHAGAWLLADDITRLTIQASVTCAVFRGSTKTHILDRREFKGNLYSIYQDVMGLPTGTTELRPHPQCAGQNGTARVA